Genomic segment of Arctopsyche grandis isolate Sample6627 chromosome 3, ASM5162203v2, whole genome shotgun sequence:
AATAATCAATTACTTGAATATTGTCAATCATCTCGTGAATGTGTAACTTATGTGAAGCGGATAACTGAATCTCAATCAAGAAAACGTGAAATTCTAAGAGCAACTCCAAAATATCCCTTCGAAAAAATAGTTATTGTCGGTGACTTTGGACATGAGGTAATTCATCATGAATGTGATTCCACAATACATACCTTTtccttacaaaataatataaatatatacgtatgtatatgtacatatgtatgtatgtatgcttggattaaaaattttcagaaTATGCACATTAGACAGTATGATCCGATTACTAATTCCTGGTCTAAGTGCATGGAATTAGATAACCGAAAACGTGGATTTGGAATGATATCTCTTAATGACGGTGGTTTGGTAGTTTTTGGTGGATTTGCAAACGATGAAGTTGATGATGTTGTAATGTATCATTTTTTACCGTTATGGTTCGACTGTGTatgatattattcatttttaaatttctgtGGTAATTGTTATTTTCCAGCTCGATTGTATCGATATGAAAACAAAAGCTATTTGTCAATGTAACCCTTTACCGGTAAAATGTCATGGTTTTGCAGTTGCTACAATTGGCAGTGGTCACGGACTTGAAATGTTTGTGGTCGGtggaatgtataaaaataatttcgtaaAAGTCCttcaaaagtaattttttttttgtattttatataattattacttttttttttaaagaatcagttataaaataactataaagcgaaaattttatttacatatttaattcatattttagtCACAGTTCAATTGGATTTATATGTGCTATGTAGgtttggtgcaagcgctcgacaatcaccagacagactgaacaacAGATAAACAGGATGGCAGCTATAAaagcaattctcgtcttctcgaatgatagattgcacatctgatgatgagtaacctttcgatgtgcacagatgcaattattaaaatggtaattattaaaattgagttggatctttctggcgagtttaataaggcaagattcgataagttccgaatcttgccttattaaactcgccagaaagatccaactcaattttaataattaccattttaataattgcatctgtgcacatcgaaaggttactcgtcatctgatgtgcaatctatcattcgagaagacgagaattgcgtttaaagctgccatccagtttatctgtcgttcagtctgtctggtgattgtcgagcgcttgcaccgccccggtgctatgtacatacatatattacaatatacatatttcaaaaacgaaaTTTTCTTCACATTTTAGATGGCGTAATGGTTCAAATACGTGGTTTTCCGGGCCTTCATTGAAAATTAAACGAATAGACCATGGAATGGCAGCTTTGGGTAAAAAACTATACGTCGTTGGAGGATGGACAGGCACACATACTTTACAAAGTGTAGAAATGTATGACCCAATATCAGAAGATTGGACGGATTGCTGTCCCATAAACGAAAAGCGACGTGCTGTTGgagtaagttttttatttattatgtatgtatcgatTTGTGATAAATGGAATATTACACTGGTTCATCAATACTCAGGTGGCAACTGTTGGTGAATATATATATGCCGTCGGTGGATTAGGCGAAGAAGGGCAAATATTGTCAACAGTCGAGAAATATGATCCTAAAAGTGATAGTTGGAGTTTTGTAAAAAGTATGCCAAGAGGACGTCAAGGCGTAAAAGTTGTTGGAATCTTTGAAACTCATATGATTGTTCTAGGTAAGTGTCGagtttgtataatatacatatgtatgtataggtgtcagtggcgtagctaccgcgcccgcaggccccgcaatgcgggggggcgccggGTCTTGGGGGGCGCCACAAAGCggcgcgcctttttcactgatttttttattcattctgTAATTTCAAACACTCATCTCAGAGGTCACTCCCTAAGactccaaaaataaaaaaaattgattaaattgatcagagattccttcttttcaaacaaagtgatttcagtttggaatagccTTCATTTCCCAAAAAGGTTGGGGACCCCTGCTTTAAACAGATtatgcactgcttgttggtcgtccagattagactattaatgcacttcgatatataggtatatatatgtacgtaaatttggaaagttattttgctgtaaggaaataatatgaatatatgggggggcgcttggaattcacgctacgccactaaTAGGTGTATATctgttatattttgtatatggtgtacatacatatgtatgcttttttTCTAGGTGGATATGATAAATCACCAGAGGTCTTGAAATATTCAACTGAGACAGACGAATGGGAATACTTGGCACCCATTGAGGGTGCTTATGCCGATATTGGAGCAGTACGCATGATATAAGAAAGTTCTGAAATATTTcgcattataaataatttgtaaaattatacaatttttttgattttgaacatTCAAATActctacatttttttaaatgagcattaattaataattacatttatagTTTTGTACACGTTTTTATGTTGGTATTGTTACAATCTGTACGTTGTGTTATGTTACCATCTGATAATGAAATTCTAAGATAACAATTTATCTTTcacatgtttttgtaattttaatgataCACTCTAACTTTGTTGAACCACCATAAGGTATTgcattatgatttttaaatatctttcAAACACAACATTAATCAAAACAGTACACCTATGCATTATAAGTTGTTAACACATGTTATGACTAGAATTTACACTGACAAGTATCAGCTAAATATGACGAATTTCCATGGTGAAAATTATTATGTTCTGAATAttgattattatgattattaatgtcttataaatttgtaattgtgttttattgaattaatagCAATGGATATtgagtatgtattaaataaattttaagacattaaatgtttttatacaATGTATCTTTACTacaaatatgttttaataaaaatataccaatGATACCTGTGAATAgtttatcattaaattttactaaattgTAGGATATATAGTTTTCATATTTCAGAATTTCTAATTAATTTATTGCAATTTCAAAGTCCAAGACCATGACCAGCAGTTATTCATAGAACCATATGTTTCGTGGGAAAATTTTCCCACAATTAATGTATATTTctcacgatatacatacatacatatgtataaaataactaGATTACTCTTACAATTTTGATCAAaaatgaaactacatacatactacatacatatacctaattTCAATTTCGACTAGCCAAATTCTTTAAGttatatgtttgtaaatatgtaacatacgtacatacatatgtgtttgatACATCATATttctgtttatatatgtacattgtatatggtATAGTTTTCTATCCATTTATAACCAGTAACACATGATCAATATTGTGTCGCTAAGCGTAATTCACCCCCATTGAAGGTCACACTTAAAACAACCCCGTTTATGTATTGATGACATGATTATCTACCGGGTTGTCATAAGTTTGGTAATTCTATTTTATTAATTCGAAGCTGcgtgatttatacatataatactttcaaAAACGTTTCTTGAAATGTATGCAAAACTAGCTGGCGTTGCCCAggtgaataaaaattataaaaaaaccttCTACGATCTACATGTGTCATGTGATGCATAGTATCATtaaagtgaccatacgtcccgttttgaacgggaccgtctcgtttttaggtagcctgtcccgttgtccccaagcacagcttcgggacgtcgaaatgtcccgttttcaaaaagagagcAACACATggtaacaatttaaaaaaaaaagttcaaaaaatcGGCTAGCTTGATACAGTGTGTATCTGCATACAGTGTGTATCGGTGCATATGGCACAAGAACAAATAAAATCTACAGCTACTGAGTTCTATAAGATAAGCAAAGAATATTCGGAACAGTGGACTTTGTTCTTTGAAGAATTAGTAATATTTGAATGGGTGGATTTAACCAAATTACCTACGTGGGAAGAAATTCAAGGTGTAATTGATATATTGATTCAAAAGGGATTTATTAACTGTAACCAAGATAC
This window contains:
- the LOC143909041 gene encoding kelch-like protein 12 encodes the protein MAMSLEFPKVYEHNIIDINHARLITNKIMNDYEVSDLNITVTGEKLPAHKVILASFSEYFLTMFTCGLRETTEEYADLTQTDADTVKTILKYMYSGILEITEDTAESILKAAYFYQAHDVVYACSSFFVERLSFSNCIGIMITADMYNLTCLENPSLKFVNQHFLNLFNQEEFLSLNIDQLSKILSSDDIAVEVEDQIFTCITTWINFNETERKVHLLKLLKLVKLPLVSKAYLNNQLLEYCQSSRECVTYVKRITESQSRKREILRATPKYPFEKIVIVGDFGHENMHIRQYDPITNSWSKCMELDNRKRGFGMISLNDGGLVVFGGFANDEVDDVLDCIDMKTKAICQCNPLPVKCHGFAVATIGSGHGLEMFVVGGMYKNNFVKVLQKWRNGSNTWFSGPSLKIKRIDHGMAALGKKLYVVGGWTGTHTLQSVEMYDPISEDWTDCCPINEKRRAVGVATVGEYIYAVGGLGEEGQILSTVEKYDPKSDSWSFVKSMPRGRQGVKVVGIFETHMIVLGGYDKSPEVLKYSTETDEWEYLAPIEGAYADIGAVRMI